In Silene latifolia isolate original U9 population chromosome X, ASM4854445v1, whole genome shotgun sequence, the following proteins share a genomic window:
- the LOC141622678 gene encoding putative plastid-lipid-associated protein 12, chloroplastic, whose product MAMIAVAKLGFFPTPPPTYSKHIRFRTYSSSITNKTTEQGIIKFNEHENRLIDALIGVQGRGRSAPPQQLQEVERAVQVLEELKGVSDPTYSDLIQGRWRLMFTTRPGTASPIQRTFVGVDNFSVFQEIFLQTDDPRVSNIVKFSDAVGELKVEAVASIKDGKRILFRFDRAAFAFKFLPFKVPYPVPFKLLGDEAKGWLDTTYLSDSGNIRISRGNKGTTFVLQKEIEPRQELLSAISTGYGVTQAIDKLISATRNEDEEPQLLEGEWKMIWSSQMETDSWLENAANGLMGSQIVKRDGQLRFLVDIVLGLRFSMSGTYQKVEPKKYQVKMDDAAIVAGSFGLPIEMLSKFNMELKYADDKLRITTGYNNIVFVHLRVQSS is encoded by the exons ATGGCCATGATTGCAGTCGCAAAACTAGGCTTCTTCCCAACTCCACCTCCCACTTACAGTAAACACATTCGCTTTCGGACTTATTCATCTTCAATCACAAATAAAACAACAGAACAAGGGATAATCAAATTTAATGAACACGAAAATCGTCTCATTGATGCTCTTATAGGCGTCCAAGGCCGCGGCCGCTCTGCTCCTCCTCAACAACTCCAA GAAGTGGAGCGTGCAGTGCAAGTTCTCGAAGAGCTTAAAGGCGTTTCTGACCCG ACATATTCCGATTTGATCCAAGGCCGTTGGAGGTTAATGTTTACGACAAGGCCAGGCACTGCTTCGCCGATCCAG AGAACATTTGTAGGAGTTGACAACTTTAGTGTGTTCCAAGAGATATTCCTGCAAACAGATGATCCACGGGTTTCCAACATTGTCAAGTTTTCCGATGCTGTTGGTGAGCTAAAAGTCGAG GCGGTGGCATCTATCAAGGATGGGAAACGAATCCTTTTCCGCTTTGACAGGGCTGCATTTGCATTCAAATTCCTGCCCTTTAAGGTTCCGTATCCAGTGCCGTTTAAACTTCTTGGAGACGAAGCAAAAGGCTGGTTGGACACTACATATTTGTCTGATTCCGGAAACATACGCATTTCGAGGGGAAATAAG GGCACTACGTTTGTGCTCCAGAAGGAAATTGAACCTAGGCAAGAGCTGCTTTCTGCTATTTCTACTGGGTACGGAGTAACACAG GCAATCGATAAGCTCATTTCTGCAACACGAAATGAGGATGAAGAACCTCAGCTTCTGGAGGGAGAATGGAAGATGATCTGGAGCTCTCAG ATGGAGACCGACAGCTGGCTGGAGAATGCAGCCAACGGTCTCATGGGTTCACAG ATCGTCAAAAGAGATGGACAGTTGAGGTTTTTGGTTGACATTGTGCTTGGCTTAAGGTTCTCTATGAGCGGCACTTATCA GAAAGTAGAGCCGAAAAAATATCAAGTCAAAATGGATGATGCAGCAATCGTGGCTGGTTCATTTGGACTTCCGATAGAAATGCTGAGCAAATTCAACATGGAGCTTAA